One genomic window of Pseudomonas aeruginosa includes the following:
- a CDS encoding threo-3-hydroxy-L-aspartate ammonia-lyase yields the protein MHDLPTYDDVIAAAARIAGHANRTPVMSSRTLDEELGAEVFFKCENLQRMGAFKFRGAFNALSRFSAEQRAAGVVAFSSGNHAQAIALSARLLGIPATIVMPADAPAVKIEATRGYGGQVVLYDRYTEDREQIGRDLAQRHGLTLIPPYDHPDVLAGQGTAAKELFEEVGPLDAFFAPLGGGGLLSGCALAIRALAPACRIYGVEPEAGNDGQRSLRSGAIVHIDTPQTLADGAQTQHLGNLTFPLIQRNVDDILTASDAELVDGMRFLAARMKLLVEPTGCLGLAAARQRKDELRGKRVGILLSGGNVDLARFCALLGG from the coding sequence ATGCACGACCTGCCTACCTACGACGATGTGATCGCCGCCGCCGCGCGGATCGCCGGGCATGCCAACCGCACGCCGGTGATGTCCTCGCGTACCCTCGACGAAGAACTCGGCGCGGAAGTCTTCTTCAAATGCGAAAACCTGCAGCGCATGGGAGCGTTCAAGTTCCGCGGCGCCTTCAATGCGCTGTCGCGGTTTTCCGCCGAGCAGCGTGCCGCCGGGGTGGTGGCGTTCTCCTCCGGCAACCACGCCCAGGCCATCGCCCTCTCGGCGCGCTTGCTGGGGATCCCGGCGACCATCGTGATGCCGGCCGACGCGCCGGCGGTGAAGATCGAGGCGACCCGTGGCTACGGCGGGCAGGTAGTGCTCTATGACCGCTATACGGAAGATCGCGAGCAGATCGGCCGCGACCTGGCGCAGCGCCATGGCCTGACCCTGATCCCGCCCTACGATCACCCCGACGTGCTGGCCGGGCAGGGCACCGCGGCCAAGGAACTGTTCGAAGAAGTCGGTCCGCTGGACGCCTTCTTCGCGCCCCTCGGCGGCGGCGGCTTGCTCTCCGGCTGCGCCCTGGCGATCCGCGCGCTGGCGCCGGCCTGCCGGATCTACGGGGTGGAGCCGGAGGCCGGCAACGATGGCCAGCGTTCGCTGCGCAGCGGCGCCATCGTGCATATCGATACGCCGCAGACCCTCGCCGATGGCGCCCAGACCCAGCATTTGGGCAATCTCACCTTCCCGCTGATCCAGCGCAACGTCGATGACATCCTCACCGCCAGCGACGCCGAACTGGTGGATGGCATGCGCTTCCTCGCCGCGCGGATGAAGCTGCTGGTCGAGCCCACCGGTTGCCTCGGCCTGGCCGCCGCCCGCCAGCGCAAGGACGAATTGCGCGGCAAGCGGGTCGGGATCCTGCTCAGCGGCGGTAACGTCGACCTGGCGCGTTTCTGCGCCTTGCTCGGCGGCTAG